The following coding sequences are from one Bos mutus isolate GX-2022 chromosome 22, NWIPB_WYAK_1.1, whole genome shotgun sequence window:
- the LOC106700812 gene encoding interferon-induced transmembrane protein 3-like: MNRTSQPLFTGAHGAVPPAYEVLKEEHEVAVLGAPQSQAPLTTTVINIRSDTAVPDHIVWSLFNTIFMNWCCLGFVAFAYSVKSRDRKMVGDITGAQSYASTAKCLNICSLVLGILLTVVLIVLVSTGSLMIVQAVSELMQNYGGH, from the exons ATGAACCGCACATCCCAGCCCTTGTTCACTGGGGCCCACGGGGCGGTGCCCCCAGCCTATGAGGTGCTCAAGGAGGAGCACGAGGTGGCCGTGCTGGGGGCGCCCCAGAGCCAGGCGCCCCTGACGACCACGGTGATCAACATCCGCAGCGACACCGCCGTGCCCGACCACATCGTGTGGTCCCTGTTCAACACCATCTTCATGAACTGGTGCTGCCTGGGCTTCGTGGCATTCGCCTACTCTGTGAAG TCTAGGGACCGGAAGATGGTCGGCGACATCACTGGGGCCCAGAGCTACGCCTCCACCGCCAAATGCCTGAACATCTGCTCCCTGGTCCTGGGCATCCTTCTGACTGTCGTCCTCATCGTCCTCGTGTCCACCGGCTCCCTGATGATCGTTCAGGCAGTCTCGGAGCTCATGCAGAACTACGGAGGCCACTAG